The DNA sequence TTATTAATATCATCGGTGTTAAACATACCGGAAGATTCCAGGTAGCATTGGTCCTTTCTCTTATCGGTATACTCCTCTTATATGTCTTTCGTGGCTTTCTACTTATTCAACCACAAAGATATGCTCCCTTTCTCCCTTTTGGCTGGGGTTCGGTTTTTGCTACTGCAGGTCTTGTTTTTGTTTCCTTTGGAGGTTTAACAAAGATATGCTGTGTGGCAGAAGAGGTAAAAAATCCGGGACGCAATATCCCTTTGGGAATGTTTCTTGCTTTTACTATTGTGATGATTCTTTATGCTCTGGTTGTGTTCATAACAGTAGGATTGCTCGATTCTACAGAGCTTTCCCATTCTCTTACTCCCATTTCCCTTGGCGCCAGCACTTTCATGGGAAATTCAGGGGGTCTGATACTCGGTTTTGCTGCCTTTTTGGCGTTTATCTCTACGGCTAATGCCGGTATCTTAACCGCTTCCCGGGATGCGATGGCTATGAGCCGGGATTACCTCTTACCTAAATTTTTTCAGAGAATAAATGCCAGGTTTAAAACGCCTCATTTTTCTATAATCTTTACCAGTGCTTTTATGATTATAGTTATCTTATTCTTAAGTCTGGAGGATTTGGTCAAGACAGCATCTACTCTAATGATTCTATTGTTTCTATCTGTAAATCTATCCCTTATTGTTATGCGAGAAAGCAAGATACAGAGTTATCGGCCAAAATTTCGTTCTCCCCTCTATCCCTGGATTCATATATTAGGAATCGTGGGATATGGATTTCTTATTTTTGAAATGGGAAGGGTTCCTCTTTCCATAACCGGGATTTTTATCGTTTGTGGACTGGTCTGGTATTTAGTTTACGCCAGGAACAAAGTAAGTCGCCAGGCGGCGCTGGTGCATGTTATTGAACGAGTTACTGCCAGAGAGTTAGTTGACGCTACTTTACCGGAAGAGTTAAGAGAGATTATTGTTGAGCGGGATAAGATTGTGGAAGATAGATTTGATGACCTTATAAAGAAATGTGAAATTTTAGACTACGACCCA is a window from the bacterium genome containing:
- a CDS encoding amino acid permease, which translates into the protein MEEKLERKLGLLDVFSIASGAMISSGLFILPALAYAKTGPAVVFSYILAGILILPAMLAKAELATAMPKAGGVYFFIERSMGAPIGTIGGLASWFSLSFKSAFALVGIGIFAMLINPGITGTQIRLIAIGCCLLFMFINIIGVKHTGRFQVALVLSLIGILLLYVFRGFLLIQPQRYAPFLPFGWGSVFATAGLVFVSFGGLTKICCVAEEVKNPGRNIPLGMFLAFTIVMILYALVVFITVGLLDSTELSHSLTPISLGASTFMGNSGGLILGFAAFLAFISTANAGILTASRDAMAMSRDYLLPKFFQRINARFKTPHFSIIFTSAFMIIVILFLSLEDLVKTASTLMILLFLSVNLSLIVMRESKIQSYRPKFRSPLYPWIHILGIVGYGFLIFEMGRVPLSITGIFIVCGLVWYLVYARNKVSRQAALVHVIERVTARELVDATLPEELREIIVERDKIVEDRFDDLIKKCEILDYDPATTTKFMAEDMFKIVANVLSRRLQIDEKTLFNLFMKREKQSSTVVAPGLALPHIVVKGAGKFDILIVRCRQGIVFPDTPQLVHTLFVLVGSSDERNFHLRALAAIAQIAQDKDFDRNWLKARNIEELRHIILLAERKRVGII